One window from the genome of Tachypleus tridentatus isolate NWPU-2018 chromosome 11, ASM421037v1, whole genome shotgun sequence encodes:
- the LOC143232685 gene encoding E3 SUMO-protein ligase ZNF451-like: protein MEGTSKKKKKKQVVKKTYPGVDELKNYDHLLFIDLNQFRSFFKLISRPFPVSVFIFLFCGDHNYQFKTPTNKIWKKLLQEERIFHHPKFGTTGGDAIIAIKPLVENLDNQLPQPIPFTILTSISSLKKLPSVAVESGTNRKITLISQHQNVHTKVNMVMLGEKI, encoded by the exons ATGGAAGGAACATctaaaaagaagaagaagaagcaGGTTGTCAAAAAAACATATCCTGGAGTTGATGAACTGAAAAATTATGATCATCTATTGTTTATTGATTTAAATCAATTTAGAAG cttCTTCAAGTTAATTTCAAGACCCTTTCCTGTATCTgtcttcatttttttgttttgtggaGACCATAATTATCAATTTAAAACACCAACTAACAAGATCTGGAAGAAACTATTACAGGAAGAAAGAATATTTCATCATCCCAAGTTTGGGACAACTGGTGGAGATGCAATTATAGCCATTAAACCATTA GTTGAAAATCTAGATAACCAACTTCCACAACCTATTCCCTTCACTATCTTGACCAGTATCTCCTCCTTAAAAAAACTCCCTTCAGTTGCTGTAGAGTCTGGGACAAATAGAAAAATCACCTTAATATCACAACATCAGAATGTTCATACAAAAGTAAACATGGTCATGCTAGGAGAAAAAATTTAG